In the genome of Gloeomargarita sp. SKYB120, one region contains:
- a CDS encoding TrkH family potassium uptake protein → MTPARTICLGFLLVISVGTLLLVGPWATQTHQWSDPVTALFTATSAVCVTGLSVVDVGTYYSLFGQIILLLLVQIGGLGYMTSMTLLFMALGRRFRLKDKLAIQHALDQSGIGGIQGLLRLILAATVLIETLGALALWSVFRREYGWGRGLWLAVFHSVSAFNNAGFSLFPDSLMRYQRSGPVVGVVSALIMLGGIGYPVLSDLWHWFRRRQAVSLNTKVVLTTSGFLWAVGMLLLWAVEVRNPATLGRLPLAGQWWAAWFHSVTPRTAGFNTIDVGQMTVTGLVITMVLMFIGASPGGTGGGIKTTTVRVLVRATRTILRGHEEVIMYEREIPPVLIYKAIAVLIGSLGVVMLMVTLLSITEAGQDHGFLALLFEVVSAFGTVGLSTGITGQLTVPGKLLIAVTMYVGRVGVLLLMAAIVSEPRPLRTHYPEETFLVG, encoded by the coding sequence ATGACCCCAGCCCGCACCATTTGTCTCGGTTTTCTGCTGGTAATTAGCGTGGGGACACTCCTGCTCGTTGGCCCCTGGGCCACCCAAACCCACCAGTGGAGCGATCCGGTAACCGCCCTGTTTACCGCTACTTCCGCCGTTTGTGTCACGGGACTTTCGGTGGTAGATGTTGGTACATATTACTCGCTGTTTGGACAAATCATACTGCTGTTGTTAGTGCAAATTGGCGGTTTGGGTTACATGACCTCCATGACCCTGTTGTTCATGGCGTTGGGGCGGCGGTTCCGGCTCAAGGATAAGTTAGCCATCCAGCACGCCCTGGACCAGAGTGGCATTGGCGGGATTCAGGGGCTATTGCGGTTGATCCTGGCGGCGACAGTGCTGATTGAGACGCTGGGGGCACTGGCCCTGTGGTCGGTGTTCCGGCGGGAATATGGCTGGGGACGGGGGCTATGGCTGGCAGTTTTTCACAGCGTCAGCGCCTTTAACAACGCCGGGTTTAGTTTGTTTCCCGACAGTTTAATGCGCTATCAACGGTCGGGACCGGTAGTGGGGGTGGTTTCGGCCTTGATCATGCTGGGGGGCATCGGTTATCCGGTGCTGTCGGACCTGTGGCATTGGTTCCGGCGGCGCCAGGCGGTGAGTCTCAATACCAAAGTGGTGTTGACGACCAGCGGGTTTCTCTGGGCCGTAGGGATGCTCCTACTTTGGGCGGTCGAGGTGCGCAACCCGGCCACTTTGGGGCGCTTACCCCTGGCCGGCCAGTGGTGGGCGGCTTGGTTCCACAGCGTCACGCCCCGGACTGCCGGTTTCAACACAATTGATGTGGGGCAAATGACGGTGACCGGACTGGTCATTACTATGGTGTTGATGTTTATCGGCGCCAGTCCAGGGGGAACCGGCGGGGGCATCAAAACGACCACTGTGCGGGTGCTGGTGCGAGCCACGCGGACCATTCTGCGGGGCCATGAGGAAGTGATTATGTACGAACGGGAAATCCCGCCGGTGCTGATTTACAAAGCCATTGCTGTGCTCATCGGGTCGCTGGGAGTGGTAATGCTGATGGTGACTTTGTTATCCATCACCGAGGCTGGCCAGGACCACGGGTTTTTGGCGCTGTTGTTTGAGGTGGTGTCGGCATTTGGCACAGTTGGGCTGTCTACTGGCATCACTGGGCAGTTGACGGTTCCAGGCAAGTTGTTGATCGCGGTGACGATGTACGTGGGACGGGTGGGGGTGTTGTTGCTGATGGCGGCCATCGTCAGTGAACCCCGCCCCCTGCGCACCCATTACCCCGAAGAGACTTTTTTGGTAGGGTAG
- a CDS encoding TrkA family potassium uptake protein gives MQAFWQRRRHQQGRQFGVIGLGRFGRSVCRTLKSMGCEVLGADKREDLVAAIVEEGIVDHAVELDTTDPNALKEAGFFEFETVIVAIGNYIEQSVITTLNLREANVPNIIAKASSDIHGRLLEKVGATRVVYPEKQMGEQLARSLVRPNIIERLEVDPENSIVEVRVPPAFVGKSIVDLKLRNEYGISVIAVGRPGSHFEINPNPTAPLEEGMMMWVIGSNHDLNRLMDLTQ, from the coding sequence ATGCAGGCGTTTTGGCAGCGCCGTCGCCACCAGCAGGGGCGCCAGTTTGGGGTCATTGGCCTGGGACGCTTTGGCCGGTCGGTCTGCCGTACCCTCAAGAGCATGGGCTGCGAAGTCCTAGGGGCGGACAAAAGGGAAGACCTGGTGGCGGCCATTGTGGAAGAAGGGATTGTGGACCATGCAGTGGAACTGGACACCACAGACCCCAACGCCTTGAAGGAAGCGGGCTTTTTTGAATTTGAAACGGTGATTGTCGCCATCGGCAACTACATCGAACAGAGCGTGATCACCACCTTAAATTTGCGCGAAGCCAACGTGCCGAATATCATTGCCAAGGCATCATCGGACATTCACGGGCGGTTGCTGGAGAAAGTGGGAGCCACCCGCGTGGTTTACCCAGAAAAACAAATGGGGGAACAACTGGCCCGCTCCCTGGTGCGTCCCAACATCATCGAGCGGCTGGAGGTAGACCCGGAAAACAGCATCGTGGAGGTGCGGGTGCCGCCGGCATTCGTGGGCAAAAGTATCGTGGACCTGAAGCTGCGCAACGAGTACGGGATCAGCGTGATTGCTGTGGGTCGTCCCGGTTCCCATTTTGAAATCAATCCCAACCCGACAGCGCCCCTGGAAGAGGGCATGATGATGTGGGTGATTGGCAGCAACCACGACCTGAACCGGCTGATGGATTTGACCCAATGA
- a CDS encoding DUF4349 domain-containing protein: MLAVPTQLVKTASLSLQVADATAASQRAITWVRQAGGELLNLEDSGMVGDVRRLSLELQVPAPQLETMLERLTTLGTLESRQVTAEDVSDQLVDLNARLRNLRRTEAMLLKIMERSGSVGDVLKVAQEVARVREQIEQLDAQRVNLQNRVRYARIQVQLAATQVKAPSLGDRLGETWGQATSALSQFTTGVLQIALWTVVFSPYWLPTGLGLRWFYRVLRQRRPSPGP; this comes from the coding sequence GTGCTCGCGGTACCTACCCAGTTGGTCAAAACTGCCAGCCTGTCCCTGCAAGTCGCGGATGCCACTGCCGCCAGCCAACGGGCCATCACTTGGGTGCGTCAAGCCGGTGGGGAGCTGTTGAACTTGGAAGACAGCGGCATGGTGGGGGACGTGCGCCGGTTAAGTTTGGAACTGCAAGTGCCCGCTCCTCAGTTGGAAACCATGCTGGAGCGTTTGACAACGTTGGGCACCCTGGAGAGCCGGCAAGTGACCGCCGAAGACGTGAGCGACCAACTGGTGGATTTGAACGCCCGCCTGCGCAATCTCCGCCGGACGGAAGCGATGCTGCTGAAGATCATGGAGCGCTCTGGTTCAGTCGGGGACGTGCTCAAGGTGGCTCAGGAGGTCGCTCGCGTGCGGGAGCAGATTGAGCAGTTGGACGCCCAGCGGGTGAACCTGCAAAACCGCGTGCGCTACGCCCGGATTCAGGTGCAACTGGCGGCTACCCAAGTGAAAGCGCCTTCTCTGGGTGACCGTCTGGGGGAAACTTGGGGACAGGCCACGAGTGCTCTGAGTCAGTTCACTACCGGCGTTCTCCAAATCGCCCTGTGGACGGTGGTGTTTAGTCCCTACTGGCT